The DNA region GGAGAGATTTCTAAAAGGGAACCATCGCCAATTAGGATAGAGTATTTTGCCTCAATGGGAAATGATATTTTAATAAAATTATTAGCAATTAATGAAACTAAAGATATTAAAACACTATCTCTTAATGAAGAAGAATATGAAAGACAACGTAATCATATATTTGAAGAGTACGCTAATGGTGGATTGGAAATATTACAAAATGAGTTGCGTGGGTCAGTAGATTATGCAGAGCGAATTTTATTATTTCTCAGTTATGAGCGAACTAATACGGAGCAACAAGACGAGGAATTTGATCTCACCAAATTCCTCTCTTGAATTAGGGTATCTTCAATAGGAAGGGTTTTCCATCCATCCTAGTTTATCTTTAAGCGCCTTGACTGCACCACTTACTGCGTTGGCATTAGTGTATAGTTTATAACGCTTATCCGGATTTTTAGGATTAGGATCTATCCTAATTAAATTATTTTCCCAAATTGGATTACTTCTTGTCCAATCTATCTGTGCAAGTTGGGAAACTTTTACATCATCAAAATAATTGCTGTCTTTGTTGTAAGTGAAGTATAGCAATCGACCTAAAACTTCCAGACCAGCACTCACTCCCAGTATACATTCATCTTTAAATTTTCTTAGTTCAGCAATAGTCAAATCAGCTACCTTTGTCTCAGAAATATATTTTGTGTTACTGCATTCAAAGAAAAACTTATTGAGACAACTAGCTAGAGCATTAGATGAAATCTCCACATCATAGTCTTGAAGTTCAGAATCAGGATTCTTTGTAAAAGCACAACTCACAGCCCTTGTTATGTAGTTATTTGTGTAAATAAATTTCTTTTGAATACGTGGAGAATCTTGAATTTTATCTGTTTTGTCGTAAAAAATATTGACTTGTTTTACTAATTTTTTAGTAATACCAACACGACCTTCAACTTCACCAAATGATAATAGCAATGCTTTACCTAACGGTTTAGTTTGAGCCATATCTCCAAAATCTTTTCTACACTGGTCAATATCGTCTTCTAAGACCAGCGTGATAGGAAAATCATTATCACTAATTAAGGAACTTTCCTCACTTTCAATTAACTTTTGAATAGCAGTCTTACGATGTTGTCCATCTGTAATCTCTAATTTAACATCACGAGGAATTACAACTATACAAATACCTCTGCCTAATTCGAGAATTGTTATTTTATCTGCGGGTACATTTGCTGTCAGCGTCCCCAAAATCCAGGGTTTTCCTTTTCGGGCTTGTTCGATAATATAATTTTTGATCTCCTCAGCATGACCTGGGACTTCTGGGCGTTGTTTACCTAATTCAGGATCATCGTCCTTAGCAGGCTTTGCTACTAAAAGTGCTGGAAAGTCCTTAGCTGGTATATTAATTTGTAGCATTTTCCGCTTTCCCTGGCGAAAAATTAGTCCTGGATAGCAGGAATCTCGATAATGGTCTTCAAAGAACGGCGCAACCAAGGTACTAAACTTAGCTTTGATCTCTGGCGAAACACTATTATTACTATCCTGGTTTGTTTGAGCCATATAAATATTTATACCAATTGGCAGATGTTAGCAAATATGATACGCAACCCTTATGGGCTGTAGCATCGGTAAAAACCACACTAAAAAATCCCTACTTAACTTGACTAGTTCAGGATATGTGGAAGTCCTACCGCTTTCGGTTCAACAAACTCGCCATCAAAACTTATAGTTTTATCTTCCACAGTCCTAGCATCCGCCAAAGCTTTACGCAGTTCAGCACGTTCCATCTGTTCCTGAACTCCACCCAGGATATAAACCAATAACTTTGCTGCTAAATCTCTTCCAGCAACCTGCACTCGCTTTTTATTCGGGTCATATAAAACCCCATACCAGAGAGATTGGGGATATTCCATACCACTAAAACCACCTTGCTGGTCAAACTTTCGCAGTTTCTTAAAAATATCTTCTAAAGAAAAACCTTTTTTAAAAACCAAAATTCCCAAAGCTTGCGCTAATGCAACTTGAGCAACTGGACGGAAAAGCATATTTCCTTCACCTCCATCCCTCTCAAAGCTGAAGCGCCGTAAAGCTGGTGTATCCTCGTGTTCTAAAATTTTATAACTAGAAAGACTAGCCAAAGAATCAAATAGCTTTTTAAATTCCTCAATTCCCTGCTCAATTTCTTCATCCTCTGGACGCATGGGAATTAGACCTTTCTCCAAGGGTTTCCAGTGAGGGAACTTTTGAGCCAAATATCGCTCAGACATATCTTGCAGAGCTTGCAAAGTCGTCAAAACTGTAGAATTGGAGGCTACTGTTGCACTATTCCAATTAACGCGGGGATTGCGTTCTTGTCGTTGTTCTAATAGTGGATGTGTAACTGCAATTTTTCTAGCAACGATCGCAAAACCATCATCTTCATTCAACTGTGTTAGCTGACCTTTAGTTAAGGGTGCAGCCATCAGGTTGACATGAACAAAAATCGATCTCACCCTCCGCCTCGCCTCGGTGCGAGTTTCCCCAGCCGCTACCGCACAGATGAACTCAATACCAATTTTTTCCTTGGGTAAATTTTGCAAGTAAGCAAGGTCTACTTGGTACTTTTCTATCAAATCATTGACTGTAATAAAACTGTCATCAGCACCTTTATCCTTTTTATAGCGCTGGAGTTTGCGAGTTTTGATTAACTCCATCAACCCCTGAACCCCCATTAATCGGTGTTGACCATCCAGTGCATAAATAGTTACATTATCCTCAGAAATATTTAGCAGACCTACTTTAGCGTCTTTATCTAGAGGTATAAAATCAGTCGTAGACTTGGTGGCGCGTCCTTCACTATCCCACTCAGCAGCTTTAGGATTATCCGCCCACGGTTGATTAATTACTACTAGCACCGGTGGAAACTTATGGTTGTGTCGAGCCGCTAAATACTGGACTAGCGGCGCTTGACGTGACCAATCAAGGGGACGCTGTTGAATTTCATCAATGCTATCCGCGTCAATCTCGACATTATCAGTCTCAGGATTATACTTTTTTTGAAACAGAGGTAAGCCAGAGGCGAAGTGAACCCGACCTGCAAACCATTCCAAGGTAACAGAGCTAACATAAGCCTCCGTACCACCCATCTCGGTTTTTTGTACGAGAATCTGATCTTTTCTCCCTAAAAACTTCTCCAGGAGTAAAGCTAGTACCTGTTTTTCCTTGTTTTCCCGTTCCAGGTATTCTCTAGCGATGTCAGCAGTTGAGTCAGAGTCTTTCATGTTGTTAATTTTTAAAAACTAGAGAATATAAAGCAGTTTACATTGTCTAAAGTATTAGGTAAGAAGATTTCTTTTTTAAAAATTCTTAAAAAATGCTATTCTAAAAAGCTGATCGTCAAACAACTAATAACTGCAACTTTCAGTTATTGCGGTTATATATAATACAGGTAAAATCTCAAAAAAGTCCGCCTACGCGGGCTTTGTTTGTGTGCCAGTAAATTTCGTTCTGAAGGGCGTTTAGTTGGTCGTTTATATAAAAAAATATTTGTTTAGGTAGGAGGAGAGAAATGGCTACAGCACAACAACCAGAGAATAAAGGTCAGGAGACACGTACTGTAGCAGATTTAGTGGAAGATATCCAAGCTCTCACCACTGAAATTCAAGAGTTGTACTGTTTAGATGAAATACCTTGGGTTGTCGGTTACTCAGGTGGTAAAGATAGCTCATGTGTACTGCAATTGGTTTGGAATGCGATCGCAGCCCTACCACCCGAAAAGCGAACTAAAACAATATACGTTATCACCACAGACACACTGGTAGAAAATCCTATCGTTGCTGCTTGGGTACGTAATTCTTTAAAACAGATGAAATCTGAAGCTCAAGCGCAAGAATTACCATTTGAACCCCATTTGCTACAACCAGATTTTAAAGAAACATTCTGGGTAGGTTTGATTGGTAAAGGTTATCCAGCACCCAGAGGAAAATTTCGTTGGTGTACAGAACGCCTCAAAATTAATCCTTCTAACCGCTTTATCCGTGATGTGATTCGAGCGAGTGGAGAAGCGATTGTTGTGCTGGGTACTCGCAAAGCTGAAAGCACAAAACGTGCTAGCCGAATGAAGAAATTGGAAGCTCAACGAGTCCGCGATCGCCTCAGTCCTAATATGAACTTGCCAAATTCTTTAGTTTATAGCCCTATTGAAGACTGGCAAAATGATGAAGTCTGGATTTATCTCATGCAGTGGGAAAACCCTTGGGGGTACAGCAATAAAGATTTATTCTCCATGTATCGAGGTGCTTCTGCTGATAATGAATGTCCTTTAGTTGTCGATACATCTACCCCTAGTTGTGGTAGCTCTCGTTTTGGTTGCTGGGTTTGCACGCTGGTTAGTCAAGATAAATCGCTTGCAGCGATGATTCAAAATGACGAAGAGAAAGAGTGGATGCAACCTTTACTTGATTTCCGTAAAGAATTGGATGCTGAAGAAACACGTGATAAAAGAGATTTCCGACGTAGAAATGGTGGTGTCCAACTTTATGAACGTAACTTAGAAGATGGGATATCTATTGAACACATTCCTGGCCCGTTTATTAAAGAAGCGCGAGAGGATTGGCTAAGAAAGTTACTTACCGTTGAAAAACAAATTCGTCAAACGGCGCCAGAAAATATGCGCGATATCACCCTAATTACTCTAGAAGAAATGAGCGAAATTCGCCGCATTTGGCTAGAAGAAAGACACGAATTTGATGATAGTTTACCCCGGATTTATCAAGAAGTGACTGGCGAAGAATTTCAAGATCCCCGACCTGGTGCTGACTATAGCCTTTTAGGTCTAGATGAGTGGGCAGTACTAGAAGAAATCTGTGAAGGCGATGTTATGCACTTAGAACTCATGGCAAAGTTATTAGACACAGAATACCAATATCGCAAAAAAGCTCGTCGCACAGGAATATACAACAGTCTAGAAAAATGTTTTGATACGAGTTCGCGTTCCCAAAAAAATGCAATTGATCATGCTCATTTAAAACGCGATTTAAGAGAAGCAATTACTGATGGTGATATTATAAAATTTAAGGAAAAGTTTAAGCAGTTAACTTTGGGAGATGTTGATATAAAAGACGAGGTTAGAGATGAAATTATAGCTATACCAGATGAAGTTAATGTAATCCAAAATGACCAAATATCAACCATATCCCCTACAGAAACTAATGTAACACCTCAAAGTTGGGCAAATATCAAATTTAAAGGTAACAACCATTAATAGTTTCGCAAGCATACACAAAATTCCAAAGTGTATTTTTGCACCAAATATCCAAGTAATTATGATATTTCTTGAACTCGTTCTACAAAACTTTGGCCCCTACAGTGGAAAACAGGTAATTAATCTTAACCCAAAAATTGATGAGGAAAACTCACACCCAATTATCCTCTTAGGTGGGATGAATGGCGGCGGAAAAACTACCCTTATGGATGCCATTCGTCTAGCACTCTATGGCGCTCGTGCCCAATGTTCTACCCGTGGTAATTTAAGTTATAGCGATTTTCTCAATCAATGTGTTAACAACAAAATAGATCCAGTTGCAGACACGCGGATTGAATTACTTTTTGAACATATTGAAAACGATAAACCAATAAAATACCGTGTTGTCCGTAGTTGGACAAAAAACCCTAAAGACGGTAAAGATACATTAGGTATTTTAGGCGACAGTGATACATGGCCTGATGCTTTAGTTAATATTTGGGATGAATATATTGAAAATCTCCTACCATTAGGTATTTCTAATTTATTTCTTTTTGATGGTGAACAGGTTAAAGAACTCGCAGAACAGGAAATACCACCACCAGTTGTAGTAGATGCAATTCGCGGACTTTTAGGACTAGAGTTAGCAGATCGTTTAGCAGTTGATTTAGATATTTTAGTTAATCGTAAACTTAAAGAAGTTGCTAATAGTAATGATTTAGCAAATTTAGAGGAAATTGAAACTAGGTTAACCCAACAGCAAGAAGATTATCAAACAACAGAAGAGAAAGTAGAAACTCTCAAAAATCAGGTAGAAGAGTTAGAACAAAAGCAGCAAGAAGCCTTTGATAAATTTATTTCTGAAGGTGGGAAGATTGCAGCCGAACGCAATCAATTAGAACTACAACAGAATACAAAGACTGCGGAAATCGAACAAGTACGTCAGTCAATGTGTGAATTAGCGGCTGATGTTTTACCTTTGGCATTAATTCCCAATTTGCTTAATCAGGTGCAAGCACAGGGAGAAAAAGAATTTCGCCATCAACAGGTACAAATTTCTAAAGATTTGTTAATTGAGCGAGATCAGCGCTTACTTACTTGGCTAAATGAAGTAGAGATTTCTCCGATACAAGTTGAAAAAATCCAATCATTTTTAATCCAAGATGTGGATAATTTATATGCAAAAACTATCCAGACAGAAGCATCTTGGCTATTAGCTGATGATGAAATTTTAACTCAGCTAGATAATCTTATCTATCACTTACAAAATTCTAAACTTTCTGCAAAAGAGAAATTAGCTATTCTCAAAAAGAAAGAAGAGGAAATTCATACTCTAGAAAGACAAGTGCAAACAGCAGCAGCACCAGAAGATTATACAAAGCTGCGTCAAGCACTAGAAGCGGCGCAAAACCAAGTTGTTGAAGCTAAAGCAAATTATGAAACAATCCGCCGCCGTTTAGCTGATTTAGAAACTATTATTGCCAAGTCTAAGAGGGAATTAAGTGATTATACTGTAGAAAATATTAAGCATAAAAATAGCGAACATATTATTACCTCTGCGACTAAAGTTCAAAACACACTTAAGATTTTTCGTGAAAAGTTAACCCTGCGAAAGCTCAATAAATTAGAGGAAGAAGTTAAAAATTGCTTCCTTTATCTCCTCCATAAATCAGACTTAGTGCATCGCATCACTATTGATACTAAGACTTTTAGCCTTTTGCTTTACGATTTAAATGGTAAACCAGTCCCTAAACATCGTTTATCAGCAGGTGAAAAACAATTACTTGCGATCGCCTTCCTCTGGGGTTTAGCCAAAGTCTCTGGACACCGCCTACCTGTAGCAATCGATACGCCACTAGGTAGACTAGACTCCTCTCACCGCAGTAACTTAGTTGAACGTTACTTTCCATCCGCCAGTCATCAAGTAATTTTGCTTTCCACCGATACTGAGATTGGCAAGAAAGAAATGGAAACACTGCGAGAAAACGAAGCGATCGCCCGCGAATACCTGCTCAAATACGACTCCTCCACCCGCCAAACAACTATCCAACCAGGATATTTTTGGTAGTAGATATTGTTAAAAAATTGGCGGAGCACGATTTTTATAACTCTAGATATTTACAATATATATAACAGCCTTTGGAAAGTAGATAAGCAATTATGAACTCACCACATTTACTAAAAATAGAGCGTGACCTACGTGCTTTGTCATTAGAAGAACTAGAATGGGTTTTAGAACTTATCACAAGACAAGTGCAAGAAAAGAAGCAAATATCAGATAGCTTTACTGATGTTAAATATATGAATGAACAACTAGCTGCAATGGCTAGTGATTTAGATATACAGGCAGAAATTGCCTCTATAAATAATGAATTTGGTGTTACAGAAATGGATGGGTTAAAAAAGGGTTTAACAAAGTGGTGAGCATTGAGAGAGGACAAATTTATTTTATAAATCTTAATCCAGTGCGTGGGCGAGAACAAGCAGGAACACGACCAGTTTTAGTGTTATCTATCTATAGACGCTATCAACCAATTACCTTTGGTTGTAACTGTAGTTGTAGGTACGAAAGGAACAAATATTAGGCACGATTATCCAAATAATATACGAGTATCTCCAAGTGACAGTGGATTGCGACTAGAAACAGTGTTTTTATGTTTTCAAATTCGTTCTTTAGATCCAAATCGCTTTCCTGCTGATCCATCTGGCAAGATTTCTGACTCCAAGATGCTTGAAGTTGAAACTGCGGTTCGCTACTGTTTGGGTTTATGAACGAAAATTACCTCAATTTTTAGGAAGATAATGGAATCACCTATTGAAAGAATAAAACTCTCTCAAACAGCCAAAGACCAACTTACCAAACTTAAGCGCAGCACCAAAATCGACCAATGGAATATTCTATGCCGTTGGGCGTTTTGTCGTTCCCTCGCAGAATCAACCGCACCCTCCCCCGTCCCAATTCCCCAAGATAGCAATGTCGAAATGACTTGGCGCGTCTTTGGCGGCGAAATGTCTGACATACTCCTCCTCGCCCTCAAGCAACGCTGTCACAATGACGGTTATCCCACCGACAAAGAAACCCTCGCCACCCAATTCCGCTTACATTTGCATCGCGGTATTGGCTATTTAGCAGGCGATCCAAATATCAAGAAAATTGAAGATTTAATTGAACTAGCGGTTAAAAATTGAAAGGATATTAGTTGACTGTTAACTGTTCACTGTTAACTGACAATTAATATTATGCCTGAAACGCTAGAAATCGAGCGTCATAGAGCTGCGATCGCTCGCACTGACATATCTCGCCCCGTGCGATTAGCAATAGAATGGGCAATCTTAAATCAAGACACCACTTTTTTTGACTACGGTTGCGGCTATGGTGGTGATGTCCAACGAGTTAAAAACTTAGGCTACACCAGTGCAGGCTGGGACCCTTACTACTATCCCGATGTCCCACGCACCCCCGCCGATGTGGTCAACTTGGGCTATGTCCTCAACGTTATTGAAGACGCAGAGGAACGCCGTCAAAGCCTTCGCCAAGCCTGGAAACTCACAGGGAAAGTTTTAATTGTCGCAGCTCAAATACTGATTAACGCTCCCAGCAAAACCCAACTTGCTTACAATGATGGCATTGTGACGCGCCGCAATACTTTTCAGAAATATTACGAACAAGAAGAACTCAAAACTTATATTGATGAAGTCTTAAATGTAGATGCAGTACCGATCGCACTAGGCGTTTACTTTGTTTTTCGAGATGAAGCTGAAAAAGAAAGTTACAAAGCTATCCGCTTCTTTTCTAGCACTTCTACACCGCGAGTCCGCATCCCCACAAAGCGGTTTGAAGACTATCAAGAACAGCTACAACCACTCATGACTTTCTTTACCAAGCGCGGTAGACTACCTGTGAAAGGCGAATTGGAAAATGAACAAGAATTACTAAGCGAATTTGGTAACTTTCGCCGCGCCTTCGGTGTAGTTTTGCAAGCTACTGATGAGGCTGAATGGGATGCGATCGCTTACCGTCGTTCTCTAGATATCCAAGTTTATCTTGCCCTCACCCACTTTGATAAACGCCCTGCATGGCAGAAACTAGCACCAGAAATACGTCACGATATCAAAGCCTTTTTTAGTAGCTATGAAGAAGCTTGTCAAGTCGCCGACCAAAAGCTTTTCAGCTTGGGTAAACCTGGGGTGATTCAAACTGCGTGCGAAAAAAGCAAAATTGGTAAACATACGCGCGGTGCGCTTTACGTCCATGTTTCCGCACTTGCTGCACTTGATCCCGTACTACGAATTTGTGAAGGTTGCGCTAGCCGTACCATTGGGCGTGTCGATGAAGCTACATTAATCAAATATCACACTGATAAACCGCAAATATCCTATCTGTCTTATCCCGAATTCGACACTGATCCTCATCCCGCGTTAAAAGCCAGCATCGGTATTGATTTAAAAACCCTATTTGTCACTCATCGAGATTATGAAACTAGGGCAAATCCGCCAATTTTGCACCGTAAGGAAACATTTGTTACCAGCAACTACCCACGCTACGAAGAATTTGCTAAACTCACCCAACAAGAACAGGAATTAGGGCTGCTTAACCAAAAAAGCGACATTGGTACGCGTGAAGGTTGGGAAAAATGCCTCGCTGCACACAGAGTAGAAATCAGAGGGCATCAGGTTTGTCCAATTCAGGACAGTTAAAAAAGCTAAGACTTTCCAAGCATTCTTGATGAGCATATCAGCCAAGAAGATTTGGTGCAAACTGGCGTATATGCATGAGATGGTATAGCAGGTGTGGCAAGATAACTGCAATTGGCTAATACCAATTTATAATTCCTGCATTTGCATGATAGGCGCTTGCTGCGTCCGATAGCATTCTTAAGTGAAATTAATCAAAGGTGTTAAGGAATGTTTAAACAATGAGAGAAATGCAAGCACTGCGACAAGCTGTCCAAAGTCGTAAGATGGGTGCTTTGTTATTGCTAGGTTTTGCATCTGGGTTGCCGTTGTTTTTAACTAGTAGAACGTTGCAGTTGTGGATGCAAGATGCCAAGGTTGATATAGGGAAAATTACTTTATTTGGTCTGCTGGCTTTACCTTATTCCCTAAAATTCTTATGGTCTCCTTTATTAGATAGATTTATACCGCCAGTTTTGGGAGGAAGACGGGGTTGGCTAGTAATCACGCAACTCGGATTAGCATTAGCGATCGCACTTCTAGCATTACAACAGCCTGCCCAAAATGATCAAGTACTACAAGTACTGGCAATCAACTGTTTGATCATCACTTTTTTAAGTTCCACCCAAGACATTGCCGGTGATGCCTACCGCACGGACATTTTAAACCCCATAGAAGCCAAAACAGGTGCATCAGTTTGGGTTCTAGGCTATCGTTTAGCCCTGTTTATTACTAGTTCCTTAGCTTTGGTTTTAGCAGATCATATCCCTTGGAATGGTGTTTACTTACTAATGGCAGCTTTAATGGCAGGGAGTATAGTGACAACTTTATGGGCACCAGCAGAACCAAAGATCAGCGACAACAAACAAAAAGCTGCGCCCCTATCTTTCAAAGATGTCATTTTTCTGCTATTTATAACTGTGTTAGTAGTTGGATTAATCGGAGGTGTATTTGTCGGCTTTATCTCTCTACCTGTATTTTATTGGCTATTAGCAACTTTGATATTAGCCTGGATAGTCACGTCTTTGTTACTACCGACAGAGTTATT from Nostoc commune NIES-4072 includes:
- a CDS encoding AmpG family muropeptide MFS transporter, whose product is MREMQALRQAVQSRKMGALLLLGFASGLPLFLTSRTLQLWMQDAKVDIGKITLFGLLALPYSLKFLWSPLLDRFIPPVLGGRRGWLVITQLGLALAIALLALQQPAQNDQVLQVLAINCLIITFLSSTQDIAGDAYRTDILNPIEAKTGASVWVLGYRLALFITSSLALVLADHIPWNGVYLLMAALMAGSIVTTLWAPAEPKISDNKQKAAPLSFKDVIFLLFITVLVVGLIGGVFVGFISLPVFYWLLATLILAWIVTSLLLPTELLGEVREDSPPQNLQEAIFLPFKEFFHRFGLPQASVILVFIVLYKLGDSLVGITANLFLREISFTKTEIGTIQAGMGFLATTVGVLVGGVIMTRINLNRSLWIFGILQLLSNLGYYALAVAGKDYSLLVLAVNIENFSAGLVTVATVAFLMNLCNHRFTTTQFALFSSLMAISRDVLSAPAGDWAKATGWPSFFLLTIVVALPGLLLLPLVAPWNPQPVAVSRPGLEDEEEDIWGIK
- a CDS encoding DGQHR domain-containing protein, with translation MKDSDSTADIAREYLERENKEKQVLALLLEKFLGRKDQILVQKTEMGGTEAYVSSVTLEWFAGRVHFASGLPLFQKKYNPETDNVEIDADSIDEIQQRPLDWSRQAPLVQYLAARHNHKFPPVLVVINQPWADNPKAAEWDSEGRATKSTTDFIPLDKDAKVGLLNISEDNVTIYALDGQHRLMGVQGLMELIKTRKLQRYKKDKGADDSFITVNDLIEKYQVDLAYLQNLPKEKIGIEFICAVAAGETRTEARRRVRSIFVHVNLMAAPLTKGQLTQLNEDDGFAIVARKIAVTHPLLEQRQERNPRVNWNSATVASNSTVLTTLQALQDMSERYLAQKFPHWKPLEKGLIPMRPEDEEIEQGIEEFKKLFDSLASLSSYKILEHEDTPALRRFSFERDGGEGNMLFRPVAQVALAQALGILVFKKGFSLEDIFKKLRKFDQQGGFSGMEYPQSLWYGVLYDPNKKRVQVAGRDLAAKLLVYILGGVQEQMERAELRKALADARTVEDKTISFDGEFVEPKAVGLPHILN
- the dndE gene encoding DNA sulfur modification protein DndE — protein: MESPIERIKLSQTAKDQLTKLKRSTKIDQWNILCRWAFCRSLAESTAPSPVPIPQDSNVEMTWRVFGGEMSDILLLALKQRCHNDGYPTDKETLATQFRLHLHRGIGYLAGDPNIKKIEDLIELAVKN
- a CDS encoding type II toxin-antitoxin system PemK/MazF family toxin, yielding MVVTVVVGTKGTNIRHDYPNNIRVSPSDSGLRLETVFLCFQIRSLDPNRFPADPSGKISDSKMLEVETAVRYCLGL
- the dndD gene encoding DNA sulfur modification protein DndD; protein product: MIFLELVLQNFGPYSGKQVINLNPKIDEENSHPIILLGGMNGGGKTTLMDAIRLALYGARAQCSTRGNLSYSDFLNQCVNNKIDPVADTRIELLFEHIENDKPIKYRVVRSWTKNPKDGKDTLGILGDSDTWPDALVNIWDEYIENLLPLGISNLFLFDGEQVKELAEQEIPPPVVVDAIRGLLGLELADRLAVDLDILVNRKLKEVANSNDLANLEEIETRLTQQQEDYQTTEEKVETLKNQVEELEQKQQEAFDKFISEGGKIAAERNQLELQQNTKTAEIEQVRQSMCELAADVLPLALIPNLLNQVQAQGEKEFRHQQVQISKDLLIERDQRLLTWLNEVEISPIQVEKIQSFLIQDVDNLYAKTIQTEASWLLADDEILTQLDNLIYHLQNSKLSAKEKLAILKKKEEEIHTLERQVQTAAAPEDYTKLRQALEAAQNQVVEAKANYETIRRRLADLETIIAKSKRELSDYTVENIKHKNSEHIITSATKVQNTLKIFREKLTLRKLNKLEEEVKNCFLYLLHKSDLVHRITIDTKTFSLLLYDLNGKPVPKHRLSAGEKQLLAIAFLWGLAKVSGHRLPVAIDTPLGRLDSSHRSNLVERYFPSASHQVILLSTDTEIGKKEMETLRENEAIAREYLLKYDSSTRQTTIQPGYFW
- a CDS encoding DNA phosphorothioation-associated protein 4, with product MAETGRIRVAKDKAELVKDLTSSDGGTGPFNTFADVIVFAAALGAKHKKRVPLGEISKREPSPIRIEYFASMGNDILIKLLAINETKDIKTLSLNEEEYERQRNHIFEEYANGGLEILQNELRGSVDYAERILLFLSYERTNTEQQDEEFDLTKFLS
- the dndC gene encoding DNA phosphorothioation system sulfurtransferase DndC, which produces MATAQQPENKGQETRTVADLVEDIQALTTEIQELYCLDEIPWVVGYSGGKDSSCVLQLVWNAIAALPPEKRTKTIYVITTDTLVENPIVAAWVRNSLKQMKSEAQAQELPFEPHLLQPDFKETFWVGLIGKGYPAPRGKFRWCTERLKINPSNRFIRDVIRASGEAIVVLGTRKAESTKRASRMKKLEAQRVRDRLSPNMNLPNSLVYSPIEDWQNDEVWIYLMQWENPWGYSNKDLFSMYRGASADNECPLVVDTSTPSCGSSRFGCWVCTLVSQDKSLAAMIQNDEEKEWMQPLLDFRKELDAEETRDKRDFRRRNGGVQLYERNLEDGISIEHIPGPFIKEAREDWLRKLLTVEKQIRQTAPENMRDITLITLEEMSEIRRIWLEERHEFDDSLPRIYQEVTGEEFQDPRPGADYSLLGLDEWAVLEEICEGDVMHLELMAKLLDTEYQYRKKARRTGIYNSLEKCFDTSSRSQKNAIDHAHLKRDLREAITDGDIIKFKEKFKQLTLGDVDIKDEVRDEIIAIPDEVNVIQNDQISTISPTETNVTPQSWANIKFKGNNH
- a CDS encoding DNA phosphorothioation-associated putative methyltransferase; translation: MPETLEIERHRAAIARTDISRPVRLAIEWAILNQDTTFFDYGCGYGGDVQRVKNLGYTSAGWDPYYYPDVPRTPADVVNLGYVLNVIEDAEERRQSLRQAWKLTGKVLIVAAQILINAPSKTQLAYNDGIVTRRNTFQKYYEQEELKTYIDEVLNVDAVPIALGVYFVFRDEAEKESYKAIRFFSSTSTPRVRIPTKRFEDYQEQLQPLMTFFTKRGRLPVKGELENEQELLSEFGNFRRAFGVVLQATDEAEWDAIAYRRSLDIQVYLALTHFDKRPAWQKLAPEIRHDIKAFFSSYEEACQVADQKLFSLGKPGVIQTACEKSKIGKHTRGALYVHVSALAALDPVLRICEGCASRTIGRVDEATLIKYHTDKPQISYLSYPEFDTDPHPALKASIGIDLKTLFVTHRDYETRANPPILHRKETFVTSNYPRYEEFAKLTQQEQELGLLNQKSDIGTREGWEKCLAAHRVEIRGHQVCPIQDS
- a CDS encoding DNA sulfur modification protein DndB, which codes for MAQTNQDSNNSVSPEIKAKFSTLVAPFFEDHYRDSCYPGLIFRQGKRKMLQINIPAKDFPALLVAKPAKDDDPELGKQRPEVPGHAEEIKNYIIEQARKGKPWILGTLTANVPADKITILELGRGICIVVIPRDVKLEITDGQHRKTAIQKLIESEESSLISDNDFPITLVLEDDIDQCRKDFGDMAQTKPLGKALLLSFGEVEGRVGITKKLVKQVNIFYDKTDKIQDSPRIQKKFIYTNNYITRAVSCAFTKNPDSELQDYDVEISSNALASCLNKFFFECSNTKYISETKVADLTIAELRKFKDECILGVSAGLEVLGRLLYFTYNKDSNYFDDVKVSQLAQIDWTRSNPIWENNLIRIDPNPKNPDKRYKLYTNANAVSGAVKALKDKLGWMENPSY